The following nucleotide sequence is from Streptomyces sp. NBC_00239.
CATCGACACGAGAACCCATGCAACCTTCCATCAAGCAGAAAATAACTTCCGCAATACGGAAGGAGCGCACACCCCTCATGGGATACACGGACCAGCGCTTCGATGTGAACCTGTCGATCCTCTTCACGGAACTCCCGCTCCTGGAGCGCCCCGCGGCCGCCGCCGCGGCGGGCTTCACGGCGGTCGAGCTGTGGTGGCCCTGGATCGAGACCCCCACCCCCGCACAGGAGGAGCTCGACGCCCTCAAGAAGGCTCTTGAGGACGCCGGCACCCAGCTGGTGGGCCTGAACTTCTACGCCGGCCGGCTGCCGGGCCCGGACCGCGGCGCGGTGTCGGTACCCGGCGAGGAGTCGGAGCGCTTCAACGCCAACATCAACGTGGCCGCCGACTTCGCGGCCTCGGTCGGCTGCAAGGCGCTGAACGCCCTCTACGGCAACCGCGTCGACGGCGTGGACCCGGCCGTTCAGGACGAGCTCGCGCTGAAGAACCTGGTCGTGGCGGCTCAGGCCGCGGACCGCGTCGGCGCGATCCTCCTGATCGAGACCCTCAACAAGCCCGAGTCGCCGCTCTACCCGCTGGTGAGCGCCCCGGCCGGCATCGAGGTAGTGGACAAGGTGAACGAGGCCACCGGCCTCGGGAACGCCAAGTTCCTGCTCGACCTGTACCACCTGGCGATGAACGATGAGGACCTCTCCGAGGTCATCGAAAAGTACGCCGCCAAGACCGGCCACGTCCAGATCGCGGACAAGCCGGGACGGGGTGCCCCGGGCACCGGCGAGCTTCCCCTCGAGGACCTGCTCGACCAGCTCCGCAAGGCCGGCTACCAGGGCTTCGTCGGCCTGGAGTACAAGGCCGCCGACGCCGCCGCGTCCTTCGAGTGGCTGCCCGCCGAGGCTCGCGCCGCCGAGTAAGAGGACGAAGTCCGGGCGTTCCGCCAGGCACCCTCGCCACTTTTCGTACATAGCTTTAAGAGAAGGACCTCATCATGAGCACGCTTCCCAAGATCGCCTGGATCGGCCTCGGAATCATGGGCTCCCCCATGGCCGAGAACCTGCTGAAGGCGGGCTACTCCGTCACCGGCTTCACCCTGGAGCAGGACAAGCTGGAGCGCCTCGCCGCCGCCGGCGGCACCGCGGCCGGCTCGATCGCCGAGGCCGTCAAGGACGCCGACGTGATCATCACGATGGTGCCCGCCTCCCCCCAGGTCGAGGCCATCTCGTACGGCGAGAACGGCATCCTGGCGAACGCCAGGTCCGGCGCGCTGATCATCGACATGTCGTCGATCACCCCGCAGACCTCGGTGGACCTCGCGAAGAACGCCGCCGCGAAGGGCATCCGCGTCCTGGACGCCCCGGTGTCCGGCGGCGAGGCCGGCGCCATCGAGGCCGTGCTCTCGATCATGGTGGGTGGCGAGCAGGCCGACTTCGACGAGGCCCTCCCGATCCTCGAGGCACTCGGCAAGGTCATCGTCCTGTGCGGCCCGCACGGCTCCGGCCAGACGGTGAAGGCCGCCAACCAGCTCATCGTCGCGGTCAACATCCAGGCCTGCGCCGAGGCCGTCGTCTTCCTCGAGAAGTCCGGCGTGAACCTCCAGGCCGCCCTGGACGTCCTCAACGGCGGTCTGGCCGGCTCCACGGTCCTGACCCGCAAGAAGGACAACTTCCTGAACCGCGACTTCAAGCCCGGCTTCCGGATCGACCTGCACCACAAGGACATGGGCATCGTCACCGACGCCGCCCGCAACGTCGGTGCGGCCCTTCCGGTCGGCGCGGTCGTCGCCCAGCTGGTCGCCTCGCTGCGCGCCCAGGGTGACGGCGGCCTGGACCACTCGGCCCTGCTGCGCGCCGTCGAGCGCCTCTCCGGCTCGCAGGTCTGACCCGACCGAGCCCCACCACCCCCTCCGGGGGACCCGAGTTTCCGGATGGCACCGGTGCTGACACCTGTCCTGTCGCGCCCAAGCGCCGGTGCCGTCCGGAGCACCTCTCTCCATCTTTGTTCAACAAACTGTTGACGCTGCGATCGGCCCGAATTTAGGCTCATCCGCATGACGGAAGTCCGTTTCCGTCAGCAGTTACCCGTACGGAAGGTCACCATGTCGAAGCGCGTGCTTACGACCGAGTCAGGCGCTCCGGTCGCCGACAACCAGAACTCCGCCACCGCCGGCGTCGGTGGCCCGCTCCTGATCCAGGACCAGCAGCTCATCGAGAAGCTGGCCCGGTTCAACCGCGAGCGCATCCCGGAGCGTGTCGTGCACGCCCGCGGCTCCGCCGCCTACGGCTACTTCGAGGTGACCGACGACGTCACCGCGTACACCAGCGCGGCGTTCCTGAACGAGGTCGGCAAGAAGACCGAAACGTTCCTGCGCTTCTCCACGGTGGCCGACTCGCTGGGTGGCGCGGACGCCGTCCGCGACCCGCGCGGCTTCGCGCTGAAGTTCTACACCGAAGAGGGCAACTACGACCTCGTCGGCAACAACACCCCGGTGTTCTTCATCAAGGACCCGATCAAGTTCCCCGACTTCATCCACTCCCAGAAGCGCGACCCCTTCACGGGCAAGCAGGAGGCGGACAACGTCTGGGACTTCTGGGCGCACGCCCCCGAGGCGACGCACCAGATCACCTGGCTGATGGGTGACCGCGGTATCCCGGCGTCGTACCGTCACATGAACGGCTACGGCTCCCACACGTACCAGTGGACCAACGCCCAGGGCGAGGCCTTCTTCGTCAAGTACCACTTCAAGACGAACCAGGGCATCCGCTGCCTGTCCTCCGAGCAGGGCGCCGAGCTCGCCGGCAAGGACGCCAACTCGCACCAGACCGACCTCCTCCAGGCGATCGAGCGCGGTGTGAACCCGAGCTGGACCCTGTACGTCCAGGTCATGCCCGCCGCCGAGGCCGCGGAGTACCGCTTCAACCCGTTCGACCTCACCAAGGTGTGGCCGCACAGCGACTACCCGCTGCAGCGCGTGGGCCGCCTGGTCCTCGACCGCAACCCGGAGAACGTCTTCGCCGAGGTCGAGCAGTCCGCCTTCTCCCCGAACAACTTCGTCCCGGGCATCACCGCCTCGCCGGACAAGATGCTCCAGGGCCGCCTCTTCGCCTACGCGGACGCCCAGCGCTACCGCCTCGGTGTGAACCACACCCTGCTGCCGGTCAACGCCCCCAAGGCGACCGAGGCCCAGAACTACGGCCGCGACGGCGCCATGGCGCTGCGCAACGGCTCGCGCCACGACAAGAACTACGAGCCCAACTCGTACCAGGGTCCGGCCGAGACCGGTCTGGCGCTCGGTGCCCCGAAGGCCGTCTCCGGCTTCACCGGCACGCACGAGGCCCCGGCCCACACCAAGGACGACGACTTCTTCCAGGCCGGTGAGCTCTTCCGCCTGATGTCCGAGGACGAGAAGCAGCGGCTGGTGGCGAACATAGCCGGTGGCCTGTCGCAGGTCTCCCGCGAGGACGTCATCGAGAAGAACCTGGCTCACTTCCACGCCGCCGACGCCGACTACGGCAAGCGCGTCGAGGCGGCCGTCCGCGCCCTGCGCGACGAGCAGTAGCCACCAGAACGTGCCGGGGGCCCGACGGGAGGTCAGGCCCCGGGTGCACGCCCGCTGTCGTGAACCCGGATGAGGGGTGGTCCACGGCAAGGGCACAATGCGCCGGTCCTCGTGGCCGGCGCCGCGTGAGGACCGCGGTGGTGTCGAGCCAGTGCGGTGGTAAAGGCTCCGAGGCCCGTCCCTTGACCTGAGGGGGACGAAGCCGGAGGGTCTGTCGCCACCACCGCGGTCCCAGGCAACTCCTGTCCCCTATATAGGGGACGCGCGACGGCGCGCGTGTGCAGGGGGCACGCACAGCGTCCCCTCCGTACGCGCGGCACGGAGCGAAGGAGCACACAGACCCCGCCCGGCGGGTGCGAACGTCCTGTCGCGCCAGCCTCGCCCCGTCGGGCGGTAACACTTCCCAGGCCAAAGCGCCGGGTCACGGACGGTCCCGTGACCCGGCGCTTTGCCGTACCCGGGGGTCCGTGACCCGGCGTTTCGTCGTACCGGGGGCCCGCGACCCGGTCGCTTTGTCGTACCCGGGGCCCGTGACCCAGTGCTCTGTCGTACCCAGGGGTCGGCGATTCGCTCCTCGCCCTGTACGGGGCGCTGCGCCTCGCCGGTGCCCGGGAGCGCCACCTCCAGCCTTGCCGGTGGCCGGGGCGGCAACTTCCAGCCCCTCCGGCATTTCAGGAGCGGATCGGGGCGGAGCCCGCCAACCCCGCGCACCCCCCAGCCCCTCCGGCGCTTGAGGAGCGGGTCCGGGCGGAGCCCGCCAACCCCGCGCACCCCCCGCCCCTCCGGCGTTTGAGGAGCGGGTCCGGGCGGAGCCCGGTGCCCGGCGAAGCCGGGTTGCTTGGGGCTCCGCCCCAAACCCCGCGCCTCAAACGCCGGCGAGGCTGGAGGTTGCCGGCCAGGCGGGACGTGCCGCCCGGGCACCGGCGAGACCGGAGGTTGCCGGTCAGGCGGGACGGGCCGTTGCGGGGGGCACGCGAGACGGCCCCCGTCCCTCCGGGGGGCTTCCGTTCTAGTGGTCGTCGCAACACCCCAGCTCAGGGGATGCGATGGACTTCGAGATTCGGCCTGCAAAGCAGCACTCCCGGGGGAAGCTGAGCCGGGAGCGGGAGGAATACTTCCGGCTCATGGGACTCGGATACGGCAACCGCGAGGCCAGTCGCCTCGTCGGCATCAACCCCAGGACCGGCCGTGAGTGGCGCAATGGACGGCCTGAGGGACGCGCAAAGCGCCCGGTGGCGCCCGCACACATCGTGCGGGCGCCACCGGGCGCTTCTCGTTTTCTGTCGGAGTCCGAGCGTCTTCACATCGCCGACCGGGTGCGGGAGAAGGCGACGGTCCGCGCCATCGCCTCCGAGCTGGGACGCAGTCCGTCGACGGTCAGCAGAGAGATACGCCGTAATCGCACGGTCCTGCCCAACGGGCGGTGGTACTACCGGCCCCATGCCGCCCAGCGTCGCGCCGACGCACGCCGGCCCCGGCCCAAAGCCGGAAAGATCGGCACCACCCCCGAACTGCGAGAATTCATCCAGGACCGTCTTGGTCGGCACTGGAGCCCGGAACAGATCTGCCACGCTCTGCGCAGGCGGTTCCCCGACCGGCCGGAGATGCACGTGGTCCACGAGACGATCTACCAGGCCCTCTACGTCCAGGGCCGCGGCGAGCTCCGCAGGGAACTCGCCCTCGCTCTGCGAACGGGACGGGCTCGCCGCAAGCCACACCGCCAGTCCAACAAACGCCAGCCCCGCTTCACCTCACCGATGGTGATGATCAGCGAACGACCCGCCGAAGCCGCTGACCGTGCCATCCCCGGACACTGGGAAGGCGACCTCATCGTCGGCGCCGGCCATCGTTCCGCCATCGGCACTCTCGTCGAACGCTCCACCCGGTTCCTGATGCTGGTCCACCTGCCCGACGGCCACCGGGCCGAGCACTTCCACCACGCGTTGACCAGCACCGTCCAGACGATCCCGCCCCACCTCCGGCGGTCGCTGACCTGGGACCAGGGCAACGAGATGGCGAGCCACCACGTCTTCTCCACCGCTGCCGAAATGCCGGTCTACTTCTGCGATCCCGGCAGTCCCTGGCAGCGCGGCTCGAACGAGAACACCAACGGCCTGCTGCGGCAGTACTTCCCCAAAGGCACCGACCTCGCTGCCCACACCAGCGAGCAACTGGACGCAGTCGCCGCCGAACTGAACAGCCGCCCACGCAAAACGCTCGGCTGGGAAACCCCAGCCGAGCGCCTGCATAAACTGCTCGCCACCACACGTCAGTGATCACGTGTTGCGACGATCCCTAGAATCCGCCGGGGGGAGGGGCGGGGGCCGTTCGGGTGGTGCGGGGTGGGGCAGACCGCGGGTCAGGCCTGCAGGGCCTTGATGGCGGTCGGGGCGTGGCCGGGCTCGGTGGCCAGCTCCTCGAACTCGGTGACGTCGCTCATGTCGACCGTCTTGCTCATCGCGATGTTCGTGATGCGCTCCAGGATCGCCTCGACGACGACCGGGACCTGGTACTCCTGGGCCCACTTCTTGGCCTGCTCGAAGGCCTCGCCCAGCTTGTCCGGGTCGGTGACGCGGATGGCCTTGACGCCCAGGCCCTCGGCGACCTTGACGTGGTCGACGCCGTAGACACCCAGCTCGGGGGTGTTGATGTTCTCGAATTCGAGGTTGACCTCGAAGTTGATGCCGAGGCCGCCCTGCGCCTGGCGGATCAGGCCCAGGTAGGCGTTGTTCACGAGGACGTGGACGTAGGGGACCTTGTGCTGCGCGGCGACCGCGAGCTCCTCGATCATGAACTGGAAGTCGTAGTCGCCGGACAGGGCGACGATCGGGGTCTCCGGCTCCGCGGTGGCGGCGCCGATGGCGGCCGGGATGGTCCAGCCGAGCGGGCCGGCCTGGCCGCAGTTGATCCAGTTGCGCGGCTTGTAGACGTGCAGGAACTGCGCGGCGGCGATCTGGGAGAGGCCGATGGTGGTGACGTAGCGGGTCTCCGGTCCGAACGCCCGGTTCATCTCCTCGTAGACGCGCTGCGGCTTCAGGGGGATGTTCTCGAAGTGCGTGCGGCGCTGCAGGGTGGCCTTGCGGTCCTGCGCGGAGGCGGCCCAGGCGGAGAAGTCGGGCAGCTTGCCGGCGGCCTTGAGCTCCTTGGCGATCTCGACGAAGAGCTCCAGGGCGGCCTTGGCGTCGGAGGCGATGCCGTAGTCCGGGGCGAAGATCTTGCCGATCTGGGTGGGCTCGATGTCGACGTGGACGAACTTGCGGCCCTTGGTGTAGGCGTCCAGGTTGTAACCGGTGTGGCGGTTGGCCCAGCGGTTGCCGATGCCCAGGACGAAGTCCGACTCCAGGAACGTCGCGTTGCCGTAGCGGTGCGAGGTCTGCACACCGACCATGCCGGCGGCCAGCTCGTGGTCGTCCGGGATGGTGCCCCAGCCCATGAGGGTGGAGATGACCGGGATGTTCGTCAGCTCGGCGAACTCGACCAGCAGGTCGGTGGCGTTCGCGTTGATGATGCCGCCGCCGGCGACGATCAGCGGGCGCTCGGACTCCAGCAGGAAGCCCAGGGCCTTCTCGGCCTGGGCGCGCGTCGCGGACGGCTTGTAGACCGGCAGCGGCTCGTAGGTGTCCGGGTCGAACTCGATCTCGGTCAGCTGGACGTCGATCGGCAGGTCGATGAGGACCGGGCCGGGACGGCCGGAGCGCATCAGGTGGAAGGCCTCCTGGAACACGCCCGGGACCTGGGCGGCCTCCAGGACGGTGGTGGCCTTCTTGGTGACCGGCTTCGCGATCGACGCGATGTCGACGGCCTGGAAGTCCTCCTTGTGGAGCTTCGAGACCGGGGCCTGGCCGGTGATGCAGAGGATCGGGATCGAGTCCGCGATCGCCGAGTACAGACCGGTGATCATGTCGGTGCCGGCGGGGCCGGACGTACCGATGCAGACGCCGATGTTGCCCGCCTTGGCGCGGGTGTAGCCCTCGGCCATGTGCGAGGCGCCTTCGACGTGGCGGGCCAGCGTGTGGGCGATGCCGCCGACGTTCTTGAGCTCGCGGTAGAAGGGGTTGATCGCAGCGCCGGGGACACCGAACGCTTGTGCGACACCCTCGCGCTTGAGGATCTCCACTGCAGCGGCGGCGGCTGTCATACGAGGCATCGTGTCTCCCTGCGGGTCAGGCTGTTTCCGTAATGCGGAAGTTTTGTTCTGCTATACGGAACAAGCTAAGGGGTCCCGTTCACAGCCGTCAAGGCCGTACCGGACCCCGGAACCCACCAAAAGACCCGCGGGCGGCCGTCAGTTGCACGAATCCCGGGGACTGCACCCCGACCGTGTCGCTCGTGGTGGACGATGGAACACACAGAGCGAGCACGTGTACGACCAGGCATGAGGGGCTGCTGACCATGGCCGAGACGTTCCCGGTGCGCTGCCCGGCGTGCGGACAGCACAATCCGTACGTCCCGGCGGTCTTCCCCTGCGCCTGCGGCACCCCCGTCAGCCCGCCCCTGGACCTCGGCGCGGAGCCGGTGGCGCTGACCCACCGCAACTGGTCGGACAGCTGGGTGGCGGTGCGCTGCGGCGCCTGCGGGCGGCGGGACGAGTGGCCGCAGCCCGAGGTGGGGTGCGGCTGCGGGACGGTGACCCGGGTACCGGTCGTCCCGGCGGACGCCGTGCCCGGACCGGCCGGCTTCCCCTTCCGCCCGCCGGCGGGCGGCGGGGCCGGGGGCCGGACCCCGGCGCACATCCCGCCCCCGCCGGGCGGGACCGCGGGTGTTCCTACGGGTGGAGCCTCGGCCGGGCCGACGGGCGGGGCTGCGGGCAGGGACCCGGGCGGACCGGTTCCACGCCCGGCGTTCCGGCCGGTGACCATCCGTACCGCCCGGGACGCGGTGACGACCGCCGCGCTCTACCTGCGCTGGCTCGGCTTCCGGGACGTACGGCAGCCCGGCGACCGGCCGGCGCCCTCGGCCGCGGTGGACCTGCGGGCGCCCGGGCTGGTCGCGCAGGTCGACCCGACGACCGCGCCGGCCGGGCTGCGGGCCGTGGAATGCCTCTGGTTGTACGGGCTGACGGCCTCGGCGGCCGCCGTCTACTTCGCGCTGGCCGGCTACACCGAGGAGGCCCGGGCGCGTGCCGACGACCTGCGGATCCCGCTGTTCGTGATGGACCTCACCGGGGTTCCGCAGCCGGTGAACGACCCGGCGGACGCACTGCTGGCGACCGGGGCCTAGGCTGGGCCGCCCGTTCGCATGCCCGTCCGCGTACCCGTTCGGACGTCCGCCCGGACCATCGTCCGGATGCCCGTCCGGCTGCGCGTTCGGCCGCCTGCCCGACTGCCGAGGAGAGACGTCGTGAGCCTGTACGACATCCCGCTGACCACCCTGTCCGACGAGCCCACCAGCCTCGCGCCGTTCAAGGGCAAGGCGATCCTGCTGGTCAACACCGCCTCCCAGTGCGGCCTCACCCCGCAGTACTCGGGCCTGGCCCGGCTGCAGTTCGCGTACGAGGAGAAGGGCTTCACCGTCATCGGCGTGCCCTGCAACCAGTTCGGCGGCCAGGAGCCCGGCACGGCGGACGACATCGCGACCTTCTGCGCGGCCGGCTTCGGCGTCACCTTCCCGATGATGGAGAAGAGCGACGTCAACGGCGACAACCGGCACCCGCTCTTCGCCGAGCTGGTCAAGCACCCGGACGCCGACGGCGAGGCCGGGGACATCCAGTGGAACTTCGAGAAGTTCCTGATCTCGCCCGACGGCGAGGTCGTGCACCGCTTCCGCCCGCGCACCGAGCCGGAGTCCCCCGAGGTCATCGCGGCCATCGAGGCCCTCCTGCCGGCCTGACCGGCGGTACGCAACGCCCGGGTACGCGACGCCCGCGGTACGCAGTGGGCGCCGTACGCGGCGCCCGCGGGTCACGTGCGGTACGTGACCCGCGGGCGCGTGTGCGGCGTGGCGGCCGTACGCGTCAGCGCAGGTCGGCCTCGTCGTACTCCGCGGTCGAGCCCTGCGCGGTCAGCTCCCGCAGCTCCACCCGGCGGATCTTGCCGGACACGGTCTTCGGCAGCTCGGAGAACTCGATCTTCCGCACCCGCTTGTACGGCGAGAGCACCGCGCGGGAGTGCGCGAACAGCGCCCGGGCGGTCTCCGCTCCCGGTTCCCAACCCGCGGCGAGGGTCACGTACGCCTTGGGGACGGCCAGCCGGAGCGGGTCCGGCGAGGGGACCACGGCCGCCTCGGCCACCGCCTCGTGCTCCAGCAGCGCGCTCTCCAGCTCGAACGGCGAGATCTTGTAGTCGGAGGCCTTGAAGACGTCGTCGGCCCGGCCGATGTAGGTGAGGTACCCGTCGGCGTCCCGGGAGCCGATGTCGCCGGTGTGGTAGAAACCGCCGGCCATGGCCTCCGCCGTACGTTCCTCGTCCCCGCGGTATCCGGTCATCAGCCCCACCGGGCCGGCCGCCAGCTCCACGCAGATCTCCCCCTCGGCCTCTCCCGCGCCCTCGTCCCCGGGCTTCGCTTCGGCCGGGCGCCCGGTCACCGGGTCGACGAGCACGATGGAGTAGCCGGGCGCGGGCCGCCCCATCGACCCGGGCCGGACCTGCTGCCCGGGGAAGTTGCCCACCTGGAGGGTGGTCTCGGTCTGCCCGAAGCCGTCCCGGACGGTGACGTTCCAGTCGCGCCGGACCTGCTCGATCACCTCGGGGTTCAGCGGCTCCCCGGCGGCGACCACCTCGCGCGGCGGGGTGCGCAGCAGGGTGAGGTCGGACTGGATGAGCATCCGCCACACGGTGGGCGGGGCGCAGAACGAGGTGACGCCGACCCGGTCCATCTCGGCCATGAGGCGCTTGGGGTCGAAGCGCGTGTAGTTGTGGATGAACACGGTCGCCCCGGCGTTCCAGGGGGCGAAGAGGTTCGAGTACGCGTGCTTGGCCCAGCCGGGCGAGGAGATGTTGAGGTGCACGTCGCCGGGGCGCAGCCCGATCCAGTACATGGTGGAGAGGTGGCCGACGGGGTACGAGGCGTGCGTGTGCTCGACCAGCTTGGGCCGGGCGGTGGTGCCCGAGGTGAAGTACAGCATCAACGGGTCGTCGGCGCGGGTCTCCCCGTCGGGTGTGAAGGCGGCGTCGGCGGCGTACGCGTCGGCGTACCGCAGCCAGCCGGCCGGGACCGCGTCGCCGGTGGCGATCCGGGTGTAGGAGCCGGGGACCGCGTCGAACTTGGCGGTGTCCTCGGCGCGGACCAGGACGTGCCGGGCCTCGCCGCGGTCGATGCGGTCGCGCAGGTCGTGCGGGCCGAGCAGCGGGGTGGCCGGGATGACGACGGCCCGCAGCTTCATCGCGGCGAGCGCCGTCTCCCACAGTTCGCGCTGGTTGCCCAGCATGACGACGAGGCGGTGGCCGGCGCGTACGCCCTGCGCGCGCAGCCAGTTGGCGACGCGGTCGGAGCGTACGGCCAGGTCGGCGAAGGAGACGCGCTCCTCGGTGCCGTCCTCCTCGGCGAGGTGCAGCGCGATGGCGTCGTTGCCCTCGGCGAGCCGGTCGAACCAGTCCAGGGCCCAGTTGAACCGCTCGGGGCGCGGCCAGGTGAAACCCGCGCAGGCGGCCTCGTAGTCCTCCCGGTGCGCCAGCAGGAAGTCTCTCGCTGCCCGGAAACTGCCGGTCGCGCTCTGATCCGTGGTCTCCGCCATCACGTACGTCCTCCTCGTGCCGGGTGTGAGGCATCGATCGGCGTCGTACGTGAGCGTTGCGCATGAGCGTCGTGGGTGAGCGTCATGCGTGAGCGTCATACGGCGACGTTCGTGAGCGTCGTCCGGCGGACGTTCGTGGGCATCGTGCGGCGGCGTCGATCGATCGTGAGCATCGTGCCGGTTCGGGAGGGTCCGTCACCAGGTGCGCGTCAGCCGTTGATTGACGCAGACCGGTGGAGCGGCGCGCGCATCGCCGGGGTCGGCCGGGCGCCGGTCATCGCCGGTCGTCTCCGTTCACGCGACGGGCGTTGCCGGTCATCGCCCGTCGTCGCCGTTCACACGGCGGGCGTCGCCGGTCATCGCCCGTCGCGGCCGGTCATGCGACGGGGCCGAAGCGGACGGAAGGGTGCTCGGCCGTGGTCATCTCGCGCACCATCCGTCCGCCCTCCTCGGCCAACTCCTCGCGCTGTCCCTTCGTGATGCTCCCGAACGCCTCGATCACCAGCTCGGACCGCTGCTTGTCCTGCTCCAGCCGCCAGATGCCGGCGAGCTGCCCGTCGAGGAGGAACGTGCAGTAGGCCTGGTTTCCGCGCCAGGTACGGCCCTTGGACTCGGGCGGAACGATCCGGCTGCGGTCGGCGTGCGAGAGCAGCAGGTTGTCGAACTCGGGCAGGAAGCGTGCCGGCGCGGGGGTGTCCTCGTCGGGGCGCGGCGCGT
It contains:
- a CDS encoding glutathione peroxidase — translated: MSLYDIPLTTLSDEPTSLAPFKGKAILLVNTASQCGLTPQYSGLARLQFAYEEKGFTVIGVPCNQFGGQEPGTADDIATFCAAGFGVTFPMMEKSDVNGDNRHPLFAELVKHPDADGEAGDIQWNFEKFLISPDGEVVHRFRPRTEPESPEVIAAIEALLPA
- a CDS encoding IS30 family transposase, translating into MDFEIRPAKQHSRGKLSREREEYFRLMGLGYGNREASRLVGINPRTGREWRNGRPEGRAKRPVAPAHIVRAPPGASRFLSESERLHIADRVREKATVRAIASELGRSPSTVSREIRRNRTVLPNGRWYYRPHAAQRRADARRPRPKAGKIGTTPELREFIQDRLGRHWSPEQICHALRRRFPDRPEMHVVHETIYQALYVQGRGELRRELALALRTGRARRKPHRQSNKRQPRFTSPMVMISERPAEAADRAIPGHWEGDLIVGAGHRSAIGTLVERSTRFLMLVHLPDGHRAEHFHHALTSTVQTIPPHLRRSLTWDQGNEMASHHVFSTAAEMPVYFCDPGSPWQRGSNENTNGLLRQYFPKGTDLAAHTSEQLDAVAAELNSRPRKTLGWETPAERLHKLLATTRQ
- the gcl gene encoding glyoxylate carboligase; translation: MTAAAAAVEILKREGVAQAFGVPGAAINPFYRELKNVGGIAHTLARHVEGASHMAEGYTRAKAGNIGVCIGTSGPAGTDMITGLYSAIADSIPILCITGQAPVSKLHKEDFQAVDIASIAKPVTKKATTVLEAAQVPGVFQEAFHLMRSGRPGPVLIDLPIDVQLTEIEFDPDTYEPLPVYKPSATRAQAEKALGFLLESERPLIVAGGGIINANATDLLVEFAELTNIPVISTLMGWGTIPDDHELAAGMVGVQTSHRYGNATFLESDFVLGIGNRWANRHTGYNLDAYTKGRKFVHVDIEPTQIGKIFAPDYGIASDAKAALELFVEIAKELKAAGKLPDFSAWAASAQDRKATLQRRTHFENIPLKPQRVYEEMNRAFGPETRYVTTIGLSQIAAAQFLHVYKPRNWINCGQAGPLGWTIPAAIGAATAEPETPIVALSGDYDFQFMIEELAVAAQHKVPYVHVLVNNAYLGLIRQAQGGLGINFEVNLEFENINTPELGVYGVDHVKVAEGLGVKAIRVTDPDKLGEAFEQAKKWAQEYQVPVVVEAILERITNIAMSKTVDMSDVTEFEELATEPGHAPTAIKALQA
- a CDS encoding AMP-binding protein produces the protein MAETTDQSATGSFRAARDFLLAHREDYEAACAGFTWPRPERFNWALDWFDRLAEGNDAIALHLAEEDGTEERVSFADLAVRSDRVANWLRAQGVRAGHRLVVMLGNQRELWETALAAMKLRAVVIPATPLLGPHDLRDRIDRGEARHVLVRAEDTAKFDAVPGSYTRIATGDAVPAGWLRYADAYAADAAFTPDGETRADDPLMLYFTSGTTARPKLVEHTHASYPVGHLSTMYWIGLRPGDVHLNISSPGWAKHAYSNLFAPWNAGATVFIHNYTRFDPKRLMAEMDRVGVTSFCAPPTVWRMLIQSDLTLLRTPPREVVAAGEPLNPEVIEQVRRDWNVTVRDGFGQTETTLQVGNFPGQQVRPGSMGRPAPGYSIVLVDPVTGRPAEAKPGDEGAGEAEGEICVELAAGPVGLMTGYRGDEERTAEAMAGGFYHTGDIGSRDADGYLTYIGRADDVFKASDYKISPFELESALLEHEAVAEAAVVPSPDPLRLAVPKAYVTLAAGWEPGAETARALFAHSRAVLSPYKRVRKIEFSELPKTVSGKIRRVELRELTAQGSTAEYDEADLR
- a CDS encoding 2-hydroxy-3-oxopropionate reductase, giving the protein MSTLPKIAWIGLGIMGSPMAENLLKAGYSVTGFTLEQDKLERLAAAGGTAAGSIAEAVKDADVIITMVPASPQVEAISYGENGILANARSGALIIDMSSITPQTSVDLAKNAAAKGIRVLDAPVSGGEAGAIEAVLSIMVGGEQADFDEALPILEALGKVIVLCGPHGSGQTVKAANQLIVAVNIQACAEAVVFLEKSGVNLQAALDVLNGGLAGSTVLTRKKDNFLNRDFKPGFRIDLHHKDMGIVTDAARNVGAALPVGAVVAQLVASLRAQGDGGLDHSALLRAVERLSGSQV
- a CDS encoding catalase; translated protein: MSKRVLTTESGAPVADNQNSATAGVGGPLLIQDQQLIEKLARFNRERIPERVVHARGSAAYGYFEVTDDVTAYTSAAFLNEVGKKTETFLRFSTVADSLGGADAVRDPRGFALKFYTEEGNYDLVGNNTPVFFIKDPIKFPDFIHSQKRDPFTGKQEADNVWDFWAHAPEATHQITWLMGDRGIPASYRHMNGYGSHTYQWTNAQGEAFFVKYHFKTNQGIRCLSSEQGAELAGKDANSHQTDLLQAIERGVNPSWTLYVQVMPAAEAAEYRFNPFDLTKVWPHSDYPLQRVGRLVLDRNPENVFAEVEQSAFSPNNFVPGITASPDKMLQGRLFAYADAQRYRLGVNHTLLPVNAPKATEAQNYGRDGAMALRNGSRHDKNYEPNSYQGPAETGLALGAPKAVSGFTGTHEAPAHTKDDDFFQAGELFRLMSEDEKQRLVANIAGGLSQVSREDVIEKNLAHFHAADADYGKRVEAAVRALRDEQ
- a CDS encoding TIM barrel protein, with protein sequence MGYTDQRFDVNLSILFTELPLLERPAAAAAAGFTAVELWWPWIETPTPAQEELDALKKALEDAGTQLVGLNFYAGRLPGPDRGAVSVPGEESERFNANINVAADFAASVGCKALNALYGNRVDGVDPAVQDELALKNLVVAAQAADRVGAILLIETLNKPESPLYPLVSAPAGIEVVDKVNEATGLGNAKFLLDLYHLAMNDEDLSEVIEKYAAKTGHVQIADKPGRGAPGTGELPLEDLLDQLRKAGYQGFVGLEYKAADAAASFEWLPAEARAAE